From one Bifidobacterium sp. WK012_4_13 genomic stretch:
- a CDS encoding DNA-directed RNA polymerase subunit beta yields MAANKAATSTTTTYARNDEADIKLHKAPNRVNFGSIREPIDVPYLLGVQTDSFDWLVGNERWQAKAEEDEANGTHNVAHVSGLDEVFQEISPIENFAQTMSLTFSDPYFEEPRHTVQECKEKDYTYSAPLYVNAEFENGDTGEIKSQTVFMGDFPLQTPHGTFIIGGTERVIVSQLVRSPGVYFDRNRDRTSDKEVYGAKIIPSRGAWLEFEIDKRDVLGVRVDRKRKQSAIVFLEAIGMTKEEIRKAFEGYPLVLDALEKEPINDQNTALTDLYRKIRPSDTATPEAGRNLLESFYFNNKRYDLARVGRYKINRKLGLEADFNDRSLQREDIISTIKYLVTLHAGEQTFKGKRNGDDVDLRVDVDDIDHFGNRRIRQVGELIQNQLRTGLSRMERVVRERMTTQDAEAITPQSLINIRPVNATIKEFFGTSQLSQFMDQNNPLAGVTNKRRLSALGPGGLSRDRASMEVRDVHPSHFGRMCPIESPEGPNIGLIGSLATFGRINPFGFIETPYRKVNDGLVTDDVVYMTADQEAEHVIAQANQVIGNDGHLVEKTALVRDAEGEAEDVPVEQVDYMDVSPRQMVSVGASLIPFLEHDEGHRALMGTNMQRQAVPLIKSERPLVGTGSEWRSAVDSGDVILAEKAGVVTYVSADIIRTMNDDGTQSSYKLSKFQRSNQTTCYNQVPVIKDGERVEEGSVLADGPATQGGEMALGKNVLVAFMPWNGYNYEDAVIISQRLVQDDTLSSIHIEEYEIDARETKLGSEEITRDLPNVGEDAISNLDERGIIRIGAEVEAGDILVGKVTPKGETELTPEERLLRAIFGEKSREVRDTSLRVPHGETGTVISVKEITREDAEEDGDELPNGVNQMIRVYIAQHRKITQGDKLSGRHGNKGVISRILPEEDMPFLPDGTPIDIMLNPLGVPSRMNLGQVLELHLGWIAHSGWDINIDPELEAEWKKHIPAGAEKADPDTPVATPVFDGVQQDALNGLLKTTLPDRDGNKLVGDHGKAVLYDGRTGEPFTKPISVGYMYMLKLHHLVDDKIHARSTGPYSMITQQPLGGKAQFGGQRFGEMEVWALEAYGAAYTLHEMMTTKSDDVDGRVRVYGAIVKGDNLPPAGIPESFKVLLKEMQSLSLNVEVLNADGVAIDMKDEDDDPSSASDDLGFNIGARPDASSSPVSHDDAEPQYR; encoded by the coding sequence TTGGCTGCCAATAAAGCTGCAACGAGTACCACTACAACATACGCACGCAACGATGAAGCCGACATCAAACTGCATAAGGCTCCAAACCGTGTGAATTTCGGATCGATCCGTGAACCCATCGATGTCCCATACCTTCTCGGCGTTCAGACCGACAGCTTCGACTGGCTGGTCGGCAATGAGCGTTGGCAGGCCAAGGCTGAGGAAGACGAAGCCAACGGAACGCACAACGTGGCTCATGTCTCCGGTCTTGACGAGGTGTTCCAGGAGATTTCTCCCATTGAGAACTTCGCACAGACCATGAGCCTGACCTTCTCGGACCCATACTTCGAGGAGCCGCGTCACACCGTTCAGGAGTGCAAGGAAAAGGACTACACCTATTCCGCACCGCTCTACGTCAATGCAGAGTTCGAGAACGGTGACACCGGCGAAATCAAGTCACAGACCGTCTTCATGGGCGACTTCCCATTGCAGACCCCTCACGGTACCTTCATCATCGGTGGAACCGAGCGAGTCATCGTCTCCCAGCTCGTGCGTTCTCCAGGCGTCTACTTCGATCGTAACCGCGACCGCACGTCCGACAAGGAAGTATACGGCGCAAAGATCATTCCTAGCCGTGGTGCATGGCTGGAGTTCGAGATCGACAAGCGCGACGTGCTTGGCGTTCGCGTTGACCGCAAGCGCAAGCAATCGGCGATCGTCTTCCTTGAGGCCATTGGCATGACCAAGGAAGAGATTCGCAAGGCCTTCGAAGGCTACCCTCTGGTGCTCGACGCTCTTGAGAAGGAGCCGATCAACGACCAGAACACGGCGCTGACCGACCTGTATCGCAAGATTCGCCCCTCTGATACCGCAACTCCAGAAGCTGGGCGCAACCTTCTCGAATCCTTCTACTTCAACAACAAGCGTTATGACCTCGCACGCGTGGGCCGCTACAAGATCAACCGCAAGCTCGGACTCGAAGCGGATTTCAACGATCGCAGCCTGCAGCGTGAAGACATCATCTCGACCATCAAGTATCTGGTCACCCTTCACGCTGGCGAGCAGACTTTCAAGGGCAAGCGCAACGGCGATGACGTCGACCTTCGCGTCGACGTCGATGACATCGATCACTTCGGCAACCGCCGCATCCGCCAGGTCGGCGAGCTGATTCAGAACCAGCTGCGCACGGGCCTGAGCCGTATGGAGCGTGTCGTGCGTGAGCGCATGACCACCCAGGATGCAGAGGCGATCACGCCTCAGTCCCTGATCAACATTCGCCCTGTGAATGCGACGATCAAGGAATTCTTCGGAACGTCGCAGCTTTCACAGTTCATGGATCAGAACAATCCACTTGCAGGTGTCACGAACAAGCGTCGTCTCTCCGCATTGGGACCTGGCGGCCTTTCCCGCGATCGTGCGTCGATGGAAGTTCGAGACGTGCATCCCAGCCACTTTGGCCGCATGTGCCCGATCGAATCCCCTGAAGGACCGAACATCGGTCTTATCGGTTCGTTGGCGACCTTCGGACGCATCAACCCGTTCGGATTCATCGAGACTCCGTACCGCAAGGTCAATGACGGTCTCGTCACCGATGACGTCGTCTACATGACCGCTGACCAGGAGGCTGAGCACGTCATCGCCCAGGCCAATCAGGTCATCGGCAATGACGGCCACTTGGTCGAGAAGACGGCTCTTGTGCGAGATGCTGAAGGCGAGGCAGAAGATGTCCCTGTCGAGCAGGTCGACTACATGGATGTCTCCCCACGTCAGATGGTTTCCGTCGGTGCTTCCCTGATTCCATTCCTGGAACACGATGAGGGCCACCGAGCACTGATGGGCACCAACATGCAGCGTCAGGCCGTGCCGCTCATCAAGTCCGAGCGCCCGCTTGTCGGCACCGGTTCGGAATGGCGTTCCGCAGTCGATTCGGGTGATGTGATTCTTGCCGAGAAGGCGGGTGTCGTCACCTACGTTTCGGCCGATATCATTCGCACGATGAACGACGATGGCACGCAGTCAAGCTACAAGCTGTCGAAGTTCCAGCGTTCCAACCAGACCACCTGCTACAACCAGGTTCCCGTCATCAAGGACGGCGAGCGCGTCGAGGAGGGTTCGGTGCTGGCCGACGGCCCTGCGACCCAGGGTGGCGAAATGGCACTGGGCAAGAACGTCCTCGTGGCCTTCATGCCTTGGAACGGCTACAACTACGAAGATGCCGTGATCATCTCACAGCGCCTCGTCCAGGACGACACGCTGAGCTCCATCCATATCGAGGAATACGAAATCGATGCCCGCGAGACCAAGCTCGGCTCGGAAGAGATCACCCGTGACCTTCCGAATGTCGGAGAGGATGCAATCTCCAACCTCGATGAGCGCGGCATCATCCGCATTGGCGCCGAAGTCGAGGCTGGTGACATCCTCGTGGGCAAGGTCACGCCGAAGGGCGAGACCGAGCTCACGCCAGAGGAGCGTCTGCTTCGCGCGATCTTCGGTGAGAAGAGCCGTGAGGTTCGCGACACCTCGCTCAGGGTTCCTCACGGCGAGACCGGAACGGTCATCTCCGTCAAGGAAATCACTCGCGAAGACGCCGAGGAGGACGGTGACGAGCTGCCCAACGGTGTGAACCAGATGATTCGCGTCTACATCGCCCAGCATCGCAAGATCACCCAGGGTGATAAGCTCTCGGGCCGTCACGGCAACAAGGGTGTCATCTCGCGCATTCTTCCCGAAGAGGACATGCCGTTCCTGCCAGATGGAACGCCTATCGACATCATGCTCAACCCCTTGGGCGTGCCAAGCCGAATGAACCTCGGACAGGTGCTTGAGCTTCATCTTGGATGGATTGCGCACTCAGGCTGGGACATCAACATCGATCCTGAACTTGAGGCCGAATGGAAGAAGCATATTCCTGCGGGCGCAGAGAAGGCCGATCCAGACACTCCAGTCGCAACGCCAGTGTTCGACGGTGTGCAGCAGGACGCCCTGAACGGCTTGCTCAAGACGACCCTTCCTGACCGCGATGGCAACAAGCTGGTCGGGGATCACGGCAAGGCCGTGCTCTATGACGGCCGCACCGGCGAGCCTTTCACCAAGCCGATTTCGGTTGGCTACATGTACATGCTCAAGCTCCACCACCTCGTCGACGACAAGATTCACGCTCGTTCGACCGGCCCATACTCGATGATCACGCAGCAGCCTCTGGGAGGCAAGGCGCAGTTCGGCGGGCAGCGTTTCGGAGAGATGGAAGTCTGGGCTCTCGAGGCCTATGGTGCTGCTTACACGCTGCACGAGATGATGACCACCAAGTCCGATGACGTCGACGGCCGTGTCCGCGTCTATGGTGCGATCGTGAAAGGCGACAACCTGCCACCGGCAGGCATCCCTGAATCGTTCAAGGTGCTGCTCAAGGAAATGCAGTCGCTCTCGCTGAACGTCGAGGTACTGAATGCCGATGGCGTGGCCATTGACATGAAGGATGAAGACGACGATCCTTCATCGGCCTCGGATGATCTCGGTTTCAATATCGGTGCGAGACCCGACGCATCCTCGTCGCCTGTTTCTCACGACGATGCGGAGCCACAGTACCGCTGA
- a CDS encoding heavy metal translocating P-type ATPase: protein MECTLNARSGNDRSVNAQSGNNRLDNAQHGSAQSPAIALKLWDRTDKPMLLRAVGTAGIAIIVLLMEVLVPTAIWMIAAVTAAGLVYGCWPIIIEAWHDIRNRHMSMDLSMLIAIAAAAAIGQWTTSLLIAVFVLAAEILEDLCMDSGRDALSSLMAFLPNTVTVVSHDGTTKALALDDVLKGMVVRITPGDRIPVDGLVISGVSELDQSRITGESALVAARKGSEVYAGSVNQQGALEVRVTGVGEDSSYGRIIETVREAQNSQAPVQKLADRMATALVSLAVVGAFVTWLLTRDLTSAIDVIIVAGACGIAAGTPLAMLACIARSARSGAYVKDGMHMQRLSTIDTVIFDKTGTITKGMPSVVAVHATAGMSEHDLLAVAASAEVNSEHILGRAIVDAARQRSLDIAPVESFSYRPGYGIEAVVMKEPVSVGSIDTLDATDRHSVAAAFNGQATTMVYVTVKGSYVGSIEIEDAVRSSAESAIARLKSMGKRTVMLSGDREEVARHIAQLTGIDEYHCNLKPEQKLDRIEEMQSQGRQVAMIGDGVNDAPALTKADVGIAMGSGTDIAQESSDAVLISSDMNDLARLFSVAQQGRRVIAFNFIGTIVIDVAGMVLAGFGFLTPLLAALVHVGSESAFILNSARLLRARRHEQRFD from the coding sequence TTGGAGTGCACATTGAATGCTCGGTCTGGTAACGATCGGTCTGTTAACGCTCAGTCTGGGAACAATCGGCTTGATAACGCTCAGCATGGATCCGCGCAGTCGCCTGCAATTGCGCTGAAGCTGTGGGACAGGACGGACAAGCCGATGCTGCTTCGCGCCGTTGGAACTGCGGGAATCGCAATCATCGTGCTACTGATGGAAGTCCTCGTACCCACGGCCATCTGGATGATTGCGGCTGTGACTGCTGCAGGTCTCGTATATGGATGCTGGCCCATTATCATCGAGGCGTGGCATGACATCCGCAATCGCCACATGAGCATGGACCTGTCGATGCTGATAGCCATTGCCGCTGCTGCCGCGATCGGACAGTGGACGACCTCGCTCCTGATAGCCGTGTTCGTACTTGCAGCTGAAATACTTGAGGACCTCTGCATGGATTCAGGACGGGATGCGCTCTCGTCCTTGATGGCGTTCCTGCCCAACACGGTTACGGTGGTGTCGCATGACGGCACGACGAAGGCGCTTGCCCTTGACGATGTTCTGAAGGGCATGGTGGTGCGCATCACCCCGGGAGACAGGATTCCTGTCGACGGTCTCGTCATTTCTGGGGTTTCCGAGCTCGATCAGTCTCGAATCACCGGGGAGTCCGCACTCGTTGCCGCTCGCAAGGGGAGCGAGGTATACGCCGGTTCGGTGAATCAGCAGGGCGCACTGGAAGTCAGGGTGACGGGCGTCGGCGAAGATTCCTCATACGGCAGAATCATCGAAACGGTCAGGGAGGCGCAGAATTCTCAGGCGCCCGTGCAGAAGCTGGCCGATCGTATGGCCACCGCCCTGGTCAGCCTTGCCGTGGTAGGCGCATTCGTCACATGGCTGCTTACAAGAGACCTGACGAGTGCCATCGATGTCATCATCGTGGCCGGTGCGTGCGGCATCGCTGCCGGAACTCCGCTGGCGATGCTGGCATGCATAGCCAGATCGGCGCGTTCGGGTGCATATGTCAAGGATGGCATGCATATGCAGAGGCTGTCCACGATCGATACGGTGATATTTGACAAGACGGGCACGATAACGAAAGGCATGCCAAGCGTCGTCGCGGTTCATGCGACGGCGGGCATGAGTGAGCATGACCTGCTCGCAGTGGCTGCAAGTGCCGAGGTCAACTCCGAGCACATTCTTGGCAGGGCGATAGTCGATGCCGCCCGGCAGCGCAGTCTTGACATCGCCCCTGTCGAATCGTTCAGCTACAGACCCGGATACGGCATCGAGGCAGTCGTAATGAAAGAACCCGTATCGGTCGGGAGCATCGATACGTTGGATGCGACTGATCGACATTCCGTGGCCGCTGCTTTCAATGGCCAGGCGACCACCATGGTCTATGTGACGGTCAAGGGAAGCTATGTCGGCTCGATTGAAATCGAGGATGCAGTGCGTTCCTCAGCCGAGTCTGCGATTGCGCGGCTCAAATCCATGGGCAAGCGAACCGTCATGCTCTCCGGCGACAGGGAGGAAGTGGCCCGGCATATCGCCCAGCTCACTGGAATTGACGAATATCATTGCAATCTCAAGCCCGAACAGAAGCTCGACCGGATCGAGGAGATGCAGTCTCAGGGTCGTCAGGTCGCGATGATAGGCGACGGAGTCAATGATGCCCCCGCCTTGACCAAGGCGGATGTCGGCATTGCAATGGGTTCCGGAACTGACATTGCGCAGGAATCGTCTGATGCGGTGCTGATTTCATCTGACATGAACGATCTGGCTCGCCTGTTCTCTGTCGCCCAGCAAGGAAGACGTGTCATCGCATTCAATTTCATCGGAACGATCGTCATCGATGTGGCAGGCATGGTTCTGGCTGGATTCGGCTTTCTCACGCCTTTGCTTGCAGCCCTCGTGCATGTGGGGAGCGAATCGGCGTTCATACTCAACTCGGCACGCCTTCTGCGCGCTCGCCGACATGAGCAGCGCTTCGACTGA
- a CDS encoding tRNA (cytidine(34)-2'-O)-methyltransferase: MTVEGQTLNAQAGQPDLAVETMYEYGYRKSNYGPDELVTDAHGNPISVVDAMMKAEDASKQETVTPHLCFYSPRIPGNTGSAIRLCAVTGTILHLVEPLGFNLQDTKLRRAGLDYHDMAHVVLHPNFESLVKAMPNSRIIAFTANATKLYTDVQYRPTDILMFGPEPGNIPDPMDIMGGPDVAEQVRLPMRPSLRSLNLTNCASIAVYEAWRQLGFKGGDRD, from the coding sequence ATGACAGTGGAAGGGCAAACTTTGAACGCACAGGCAGGACAACCAGACTTAGCAGTGGAAACCATGTACGAATACGGTTATCGCAAGTCGAACTATGGTCCTGACGAGCTGGTGACCGACGCGCATGGCAATCCCATAAGCGTCGTGGATGCAATGATGAAGGCTGAGGATGCCAGCAAGCAGGAAACGGTGACGCCGCATCTATGCTTCTACTCGCCGAGGATTCCAGGAAACACCGGATCTGCCATTCGACTCTGCGCCGTGACGGGAACGATACTGCATCTCGTCGAACCTCTGGGATTCAACCTTCAGGATACGAAACTGCGCAGGGCAGGACTCGACTACCACGACATGGCGCATGTCGTCCTGCACCCGAATTTCGAAAGCCTCGTCAAGGCAATGCCGAATTCGCGCATCATCGCCTTCACCGCCAACGCGACCAAACTCTATACCGACGTGCAGTACCGTCCCACTGACATTCTGATGTTCGGTCCCGAACCCGGGAACATTCCAGACCCGATGGACATCATGGGCGGCCCGGATGTCGCCGAACAGGTAAGATTGCCGATGCGTCCATCCTTGCGTAGTCTTAACCTGACAAACTGTGCTTCGATAGCGGTCTATGAGGCATGGCGGCAACTCGGCTTCAAAGGTGGCGACAGGGATTGA
- a CDS encoding A/G-specific adenine glycosylase, translating to MADLPLDSPRVVALKSRLFPWWDDNARDLPWRFGRATPWGILVSEVMSQQTQMSRVAPYWITWMNAWPDARALAKASTAEVITAWGHLGYPRRALRLQECARVVAEQYDNRLPQRYEELIALPGVGDYTASAVLSFAFGTRIAVIDTNIRRVLSRAALGVESLGGAATVADRKLANDLLPRDSKESNVWNQATMELGATVCTAKNPQCEICPLYEKCNFVAAGKPGLAEGRTRPRQHFKGTNRQVRGLILHALRSKTDMEPVRYQELVKLWPKSAQLDECLMSLDADGLIELLPDKAIRFPK from the coding sequence ATGGCTGATTTGCCTTTGGATTCGCCACGGGTAGTTGCATTGAAGAGCAGACTCTTCCCCTGGTGGGATGACAATGCTCGAGATTTGCCCTGGCGCTTCGGCAGAGCAACGCCTTGGGGCATTCTCGTGTCTGAAGTGATGAGTCAGCAAACCCAGATGAGCAGAGTCGCTCCGTATTGGATCACTTGGATGAATGCATGGCCGGATGCGCGGGCACTCGCAAAGGCATCGACCGCCGAGGTTATCACCGCATGGGGTCACCTTGGGTATCCCCGTCGAGCCCTGCGGCTGCAGGAATGCGCTCGCGTCGTGGCTGAACAATACGACAACCGGCTGCCACAACGCTATGAGGAACTGATTGCCCTTCCCGGAGTTGGCGATTATACGGCGAGTGCAGTGCTCTCCTTCGCATTCGGCACTCGAATTGCCGTGATTGACACGAACATTCGTCGAGTACTCTCCCGTGCCGCACTGGGGGTCGAATCCTTGGGCGGTGCCGCAACCGTTGCCGATCGAAAGCTTGCCAATGACTTGCTCCCACGTGATTCCAAGGAAAGCAATGTGTGGAATCAAGCCACCATGGAACTCGGCGCAACGGTGTGCACAGCAAAGAACCCACAATGTGAGATCTGCCCGCTCTACGAAAAATGCAATTTCGTTGCCGCCGGAAAACCTGGACTCGCAGAAGGGCGGACTCGTCCCCGGCAGCATTTCAAGGGAACGAACCGTCAGGTCAGGGGTCTCATACTTCACGCGTTACGCAGCAAGACCGATATGGAACCTGTGCGCTATCAGGAACTCGTCAAGCTGTGGCCGAAAAGCGCGCAACTCGATGAATGTCTGATGTCGCTTGACGCTGACGGTCTGATCGAACTCTTGCCTGACAAGGCGATTCGATTCCCAAAATAA
- a CDS encoding PFL family protein, producing MLNIMEVHETNQMIEQEKLDVRTITMGISLLDCATDDLDALCRRIYDKIYGRAKDLVATGKQIEREFGIPIVNKRISITPISLVAASACKTPEDFVQIAHTLDDVAHKVGVNFLGGFSALVSKAMTPAERMLIESLPQALAETDRVCASVNVGSTKTGIDMNAVALMGRIVRQVSEATADSDSSGNSKLVIFCNAPDDNPFMAGAFHGVTEGDAVINVGVSGPGVVSKALDEARGKDFEFLCETIKRTAFKITRVGQLVAQEASRRLDVPFGIIDLSLAPTPAVGDSVGEILEKIGLEQVGAPGTTAALAMLNDQVKKGGIMASSYVGGLSGAFIPVSEDKNMIDAAQSGCLTIEKLEAMTCVCSVGLDMIAIPGETTPATIAGIIADEAAIGMINQKTTAVRVIPVIGKGVGEMAEFGGLLGRAPIMPVNQHSCEEFVARGGRIPAPIHSFKN from the coding sequence ATGTTGAACATCATGGAAGTTCATGAAACGAACCAGATGATCGAGCAGGAGAAGCTCGATGTCCGAACGATCACGATGGGGATAAGCCTGCTTGATTGCGCAACCGATGACCTCGATGCCCTGTGCAGACGCATCTACGACAAGATCTATGGGCGTGCCAAGGATCTGGTCGCGACCGGCAAGCAGATTGAACGCGAATTCGGCATACCCATCGTCAACAAGAGAATCTCCATCACTCCGATATCACTGGTTGCAGCAAGCGCCTGCAAGACGCCCGAGGACTTTGTTCAGATCGCGCATACCCTTGACGATGTCGCCCACAAGGTCGGCGTGAACTTCCTCGGAGGTTTCTCGGCGCTGGTAAGCAAGGCGATGACTCCGGCGGAACGCATGCTGATCGAATCTCTGCCACAGGCGTTGGCGGAAACCGATAGAGTCTGCGCCAGCGTGAATGTTGGTTCCACCAAAACGGGCATCGACATGAATGCGGTGGCTCTGATGGGCCGCATCGTCAGGCAGGTCTCCGAAGCCACCGCTGACAGCGACAGCTCAGGCAACAGCAAGCTTGTCATCTTCTGCAACGCGCCTGACGATAACCCATTCATGGCCGGAGCCTTCCATGGCGTGACCGAAGGTGATGCGGTCATCAACGTCGGCGTTTCAGGACCCGGTGTGGTGAGCAAGGCTCTTGACGAGGCACGTGGGAAGGATTTCGAATTCCTGTGCGAGACGATCAAGCGCACGGCATTCAAGATCACACGCGTAGGGCAACTGGTCGCGCAGGAGGCCAGCCGTAGACTCGATGTGCCCTTTGGCATAATCGATCTCTCCCTTGCGCCGACGCCGGCAGTGGGGGATTCCGTCGGAGAGATCCTCGAAAAGATAGGACTTGAGCAGGTCGGCGCTCCAGGGACGACGGCGGCTCTCGCGATGCTGAACGATCAGGTGAAGAAGGGCGGCATCATGGCTTCAAGCTATGTCGGCGGCCTTTCCGGCGCATTCATCCCAGTCTCCGAAGACAAGAACATGATAGATGCCGCGCAGTCGGGCTGTCTTACGATCGAAAAGCTTGAGGCGATGACCTGCGTATGCAGTGTCGGACTTGATATGATCGCGATTCCTGGCGAGACGACACCGGCGACGATAGCTGGCATCATCGCCGACGAGGCTGCCATCGGCATGATCAACCAGAAGACCACGGCAGTTCGCGTCATCCCGGTGATCGGCAAGGGTGTTGGAGAGATGGCTGAATTCGGGGGGCTGCTTGGCCGCGCGCCGATCATGCCGGTCAACCAGCATAGCTGCGAGGAATTCGTGGCCCGCGGGGGCAGGATTCCCGCCCCGATACACAGCTTCAAGAACTGA
- a CDS encoding ACT domain-containing protein — MNQAVPSQKAVITVVGKDTVGIIAKVCTYLAEHNVNVLDISQTIIEGFFNMMMIVDIKGSTQEFDEITNALDSLGQGIGVRIRCQREEIFTKMHRI; from the coding sequence ATGAATCAGGCAGTCCCCAGCCAAAAGGCGGTAATCACAGTCGTCGGGAAAGACACGGTCGGCATCATCGCCAAGGTCTGCACCTACCTCGCTGAACACAATGTCAACGTGCTTGACATCTCGCAGACCATAATCGAGGGCTTCTTCAACATGATGATGATCGTCGACATCAAGGGGTCCACCCAGGAATTCGACGAGATCACCAACGCCCTTGACTCCCTTGGCCAGGGAATAGGCGTGCGCATACGTTGCCAGCGCGAGGAAATCTTTACGAAGATGCACAGAATCTGA
- the galK gene encoding galactokinase, whose amino-acid sequence MSAIEFVEPLSPEQGVLRSRSLFRKTFDGHETGVWSAPGRVNLIGEHTDYNAGLCLPIALPQRTYIALKPRHDNIVRVVSELKPDEVSQANLDGLQGGGVKGWGAYPIGVAWALRKMGFDRVTGFDAAVSSCVPLGSGLSSSAAMTCSTALAIDDVFRLGFGDSDEGRITLIQAAMKSENDMAEASTGGLDQNASMRCKPGHALLLDCRPELSALESVRQVPFNLVAQGLELLVVDTQAPHQLNDGQYAQRRTTCEKAANILGVANLRVCADQIQKSDDPFQALKETLDALSDETMKKRVRHVVTEIARVRTFVKAFNNKDIVEAGRLFNASHDSLKSDYEVTVPELDIAVDVARQNGAYGARMTGGGFGGSIIALVKQGAGRTIAQKIADRFAAEGLHEPRALAAVASASAHRES is encoded by the coding sequence ATGTCAGCTATAGAATTCGTCGAACCGCTGTCGCCGGAGCAGGGCGTGCTTCGTTCCCGTTCCCTGTTCCGCAAGACTTTCGACGGGCATGAAACGGGTGTATGGAGCGCTCCCGGCAGAGTGAACCTCATCGGGGAGCATACCGATTACAACGCCGGTCTGTGTCTGCCAATCGCTCTTCCGCAACGGACGTACATCGCTCTCAAGCCACGGCACGACAACATCGTCAGAGTGGTTTCTGAGTTGAAGCCCGACGAGGTTTCGCAGGCAAATCTTGACGGGCTTCAAGGCGGTGGCGTCAAAGGTTGGGGCGCATACCCAATCGGCGTCGCCTGGGCGCTGCGCAAGATGGGTTTCGATCGTGTGACCGGATTTGACGCTGCGGTCTCCTCATGCGTTCCCTTGGGGTCTGGTCTGAGTTCCTCTGCAGCGATGACATGCTCGACCGCGCTCGCCATCGACGATGTGTTCAGACTCGGCTTTGGCGATTCCGACGAAGGCAGGATCACCCTGATCCAGGCTGCCATGAAGTCAGAGAATGACATGGCAGAGGCGAGCACTGGCGGGCTTGATCAGAATGCCTCCATGAGATGCAAGCCCGGGCATGCATTGCTGCTTGACTGCCGTCCCGAACTCAGCGCACTCGAAAGCGTCAGGCAAGTCCCATTCAATCTCGTCGCGCAGGGCTTGGAGCTGCTGGTTGTGGACACCCAGGCGCCACACCAGCTCAACGACGGGCAATATGCACAGCGACGCACCACATGCGAGAAGGCTGCGAACATACTTGGGGTCGCCAACCTACGCGTATGCGCCGATCAGATCCAGAAGTCCGACGATCCGTTCCAGGCGCTCAAGGAGACGCTTGACGCGCTTTCCGATGAAACGATGAAGAAGCGTGTGCGCCACGTCGTGACGGAGATCGCACGCGTCCGGACATTCGTCAAGGCCTTCAACAACAAGGACATCGTCGAGGCAGGACGTCTGTTCAATGCTTCGCATGATTCGTTGAAATCCGATTATGAGGTAACCGTTCCCGAACTCGATATCGCCGTCGACGTGGCTCGTCAGAACGGAGCGTATGGCGCTCGAATGACAGGCGGCGGCTTCGGCGGATCGATAATCGCACTCGTCAAGCAGGGAGCCGGCAGGACCATCGCGCAGAAGATAGCCGACAGATTCGCTGCCGAAGGACTGCATGAGCCACGTGCGCTCGCCGCAGTCGCAAGTGCAAGCGCACATCGTGAATCCTGA